In Triticum aestivum cultivar Chinese Spring chromosome 5B, IWGSC CS RefSeq v2.1, whole genome shotgun sequence, the following proteins share a genomic window:
- the LOC123112101 gene encoding putative CBL-interacting protein kinase 27, translating to MEDAAEGKTNVLQGRYELGRVLGHGNFGRVHAARDLHTGRGVAVKVVAKDKVERAGMVEQIKREIAVMKMVSHPNIVELHEVLATRTKIYLALELVRGGELFARISRAGRLREDVARRYFRQLISAVDFCHGRGVYHRDLKPENLLLDEAGNLKVADFGLSALAGHARPDGLLHTACGTPAYVAPEVLGGNGYDGAKADIWSCGVILYVLLVGALPFQDENLMSMYRKMQRGGFLCPSWVSKDARKLIGRLLDPNPSSRITVASLVESPWFKKTSPIPSPLLEPVPSAAARGNGEDKDEPPEALNAFHLISLSAGFDLSPLFDQEPSTGRGTRGGVMRFATREPASGVISRLEGLATGGAMRVTKSGARGVRLEGAERGRKGRLGVAAEFFSVAPSVLVVDVKKDGGDTMEYRSFCSDELRPALKDIVWAAAAAAAAASPGDPPATT from the coding sequence aTGGAGGACGCGGCGGAGGGGAAGACCAACGTGCTGCAGGGGAGGTACGAGCTGGGGCGGGTGCTGGGGCACGGCAACTTCGGCCGGGTGCACGCCGCGCGGGACCTGCACACGGGGCGCGGGGTGGCGGTCAAGGTGGTGGCCAAGGACAAGGTGGAGCGCGCCGGGATGGTGGAGCAGATCAAGCGGGAGATCGCGGTGATGAAGATGGTGTCCCACCCCAACATCGTGGAGCTGCACGAGGTGCTGGCCACGCGCACCAAGATCTACCTGGCCCTCGAGCTCGTCCGCGGCGGCGAGCTCTTCGCCCGGATCTCCCGCGCCGGCCGCCTCCGCGAGGACGTCGCGCGGCGGTACTTCCGCCAGCTCATCTCCGCGGTCGACTTCTGCCACGGCCGGGGCGTGTACCACCGCGACCTCAAGCCCGAGAACCTGCTCCTCGACGAGGCCGGCAACCTCAAGGTCGCCGATTTCGGGCTCAGCGCGCTCGCTGGCCACGCACGCCCCGACGGGCTGCTCCACACCGCGTGCGGCACGCCGGCGTACGTGGCCCCCGAGGTGCTCGGCGGGAATGGCTACGACGGCGCCAAGGCCGACATCTGGTCCTGCGGTGTCATCCTCTACGTGCTCCTCGTCGGCGCCCTGCCGTTCCAGGACGAGAACCTCATGTCCATGTACCGCAAGATGCAGCGCGGCGGCTTCCTCTGCCCGTCGTGGGTCTCCAAGGACGCCCGGAAGTTGATCGGCAGGCTGCTCGACCCCAACCCGAGCAGCCGCATCACGGTCGCCAGCCTTGTCGAGTCGCCGTGGTTCAAGAAGACGTCGCCCATTCCGAGCCCTCTCTTGGAGCCCGTGCCATCAGCGGCCGCGCGCGGCAACGGCGAGGACAAGGACGAGCCCCCCGAGGCGCTGAACGCCTTTCACCTGATCTCCCTCTCCGCGGGCTTCGACCTGTCGCCGCTGTTCGACCAGGAACCTTCGACGGGGCGCGGGACGAGGGGCGGCGTCATGCGGTTCGCGACGCGGGAGCCGGCGAGCGGCGTGATCTCGCGGCTGGAGGGCCTGGCGACCGGCGGGGCCATGCGCGTGACGAAGAGCGGCGCGCGCGGGGTGCGGCTGGAGGGCGCCGAGCGCGGGCGCAAGGGACGGCTCGGGGTGGCGGCGGAGTTCTTCAGCGTGGCGCCGTCAGTGCTGGTGGTCGACGTCAAGAAGGACGGCGGCGACACGATGGAGTACCGGTCGTTCTGCAGCGACGAGCTCCGGCCGGCGCTCAAGGACATCGtgtgggctgctgctgctgctgccgccgccgcgtcccccGGTGACCCCCCTGCCACCACTTGA